The nucleotide sequence AAGTATGCGCCACAAAATGAATTCCCTTCAATCCATTCTGCACAGCCAGGCGCTGCCAGCAATCAATAAATTCCCTTGAATCCGGTATCTCAAGCGGAGAAAATATAAGAAAGAAAGGCTTTCCGCCGACGGTTATATATCGTTTATCTTTAAACGCAGGCAACACATCATAGAAGTGACGCTCATAATCTGCCACCCCGTTGTAGGTTTGTTCAATTAAAGGCTCCTTGCTCTTTACTCCACAATAAATGCCATGCCAGCTATGGTTGGCCCATCCTAAACAAAAAGGAAAATCAGGATTTCCCGAAGCAAGCACTTCATTAAAAGGTCTCTCCAAAAGCCTGCGTCCGTTTCCGAACCAATAATGCCAGTAACAAAAACCTTCTACGCCATATTCCCTTGCCATCTCAGCCTGAGCTTCTCTGGTCTCGGGTACTCTCAAGTCATAATAGCCCAGATCGGCAGGAACCTGAGGCTGATAGTGTCCCCTGAACAAAGGCTTTGCCTTTCCTACATTAGTCCACTCCGTAAATCCTTTTCCCCACCACTCGTCGTTTTCGGGCGTTGGGTGAAACTGAGGTAAATAGAGAGCTATTACACGAGCTTTATTTTGTTCCATTATTTATTTTATTCATTAATTTATGCTTCAATCCATTAAAATAAACAAGAATCTCTTCCATTATCACCACTCGAAGCAACTTCATTACAACGACATACAAGATGGCAGAAAGGACTATTTTAAGGACAAGCAAAATATATATATTATCTACCGGCTTCAGCAGCAGAGATACCACAAAGAAAACAGCCATTGTAATAGCAACAAAAGGAATCACATCCCTGTAAAAATCTGTCAAACCAAACCTTAACAGTTTCCATGAGACAATCTGATAAGCCACAAGCGTTAACAGGTTAATCCCTGTGGTAAAGAGCAAGAGCTTAACCACTCCGAGGTGAACCGTTGCTATGATGGTCGCGATCAGCAAACAGCCATTTACCAGACTAAAAGCCAGATTCACTCCGGGATGTCCTCTCGAAATCATTACGTTGGCATACAAACTATAAATTGGAGTAAATGCTCCCCAGATGCAAAGAATCTGCAAAATAGCAACCGCTCCGAGCCACTTATCAGTTACCAAAACAAGAATAAACTCATTGGCGATAAACGCCAAACCTAAAATCATAGGGAAAGAGATAAAAGCTGTGAATCGCATCATCTTACGAAAAACAGCCCTTTGCCTGTCTTTTTCATCGCTAACTTCCGAAAGTACGGGAAGAGCTAATGTATTTATGATCCCGTAAACAATCGAATAGGGAATAGTATACCATTTATTCGCCTGCGTATAGTAACCAACCTGATCTGCATCGTAATATTTACCTAAAACAAACGAATAAGCTCCTCCTGCAAGTTGGGTAATAATTCCCGAAAACAATAGTTTCACGCTAAAAGGAAACATTTTTTTTAGAGCTGGCAAGCAAAGGGATGAAACCGGTCGCCAGCTACTCATTTTCCAAAGCAATATTGTTCTGAAAAAAGAGAGCGATACTGCCTGAATGGCAATGGCCCAGTGGGCATAATTCAACAAGGCAAAAATAAGTCCTAATATGCAGGACAGCAAGATGGAACCCAAATTAACCATCGCCAATTCCTTCTGGGCGATTCGTTTCGTAAGAATGGCATTCTGTATAATACCCAACGCATTAAACACAAAAGCCAGGAAGACTACCCGCGAATATGATGTCAATATAGGTTCCTCAAAAAAATCGGCGATAAAAGGAGCCGAGACGAAAAGGATGAGATAAATTACAATACTGATAAGAACATTAAACCAGAAAACAGAAGAATAGTCCTCTTTTGTCGGAGCCGGCATTTTAATCAATGTAGAGGAAAACCCGCTTTCCTGAAGTGTATTGGCAATCATTGTAAAGACCGTAATCATTCCAATCAGTCCATAATCTCCGGGCGTAAGGATCCGGGCCATAATTATACCAAAACCCAGTTGAACAAGTTGCTGGGTAAAGGTATTAAACCCTCCCCAGAAAATTCCGTGAGCCGTGCGTTCCTTTAAAGATTTACCCATTAAATATAGTACAAAATATTACTTTCAATTATTTTATTTTCTTTTTCAAAGCTTTGGTTAAACTGTTTCCCATTCCGAATTTTATCCCCAAAAATTCATTCCAATCATCCATCAAAGCATGCAAAGCCTGACCGGGAGTCAGACGAATTCCACGAACTGGTTGATTCAAGATTGTTCCTTCTCCGGCGAGTCCCCATTTATTTACAAACTGGTATACATGAGCATCGGGGCGACGAATCAACAATATTGATTGTAGATTGAACCCATAATATTTTTTGAGTTCGGTAGCATCGGGACGCATCAAGTTACTGTTTTCGTCCTGACACACCAATCCACACCCGTTAAATAGTTCGAACATACTTTTCCGGGTAAAAAAATGAACATGCGTATCGTCTAGTAAACCGTACGACTGGTAGTCGAACTCGCCTTTAAGCAATCCCATCAATACCGCATTATGGGAAATATTAGGAACCGATGAAAGTATATATCCCGTAGGCTTCAGCAAACGGACTGCTTTCTGCAGTGTCTTTTGGGGATTGCGCAAATGTTCAAGTACATCGCCCATTACCACATAATCAAAAGGCCCTTCAATGGATTCATCCCATGGGTCGGTATCCAGATTGCCTACAATCATTTGATCGGCATAGCGGGCTGCATGTTTGGCCATCTCCGCACTAATCTCGACCCCGGTAACCTTACAATCCAGCTCTTCCTTCATGTAACGGGTCATGTACCCCATTGCCGAACCTAATTCCAGCACCGAAGATCCCGGAGTTACCCAACTAAGCAAAGGAGGCGGCGTATAACTGCTTTCCCCGTCTGTTCCATATATCTTTCCCATATAATATCTTATAACCTACCGTGCGACAGATCCTTAGGTAATATTCCTTTCACATCAAAAAGAACGGTAGATTGATTTTTTACAAAACTAAAATCAATTGTTTTAAATGTATCATGACCTACAGCCAAAATAATAGCATCGTAAACCGCGAGATCAGGTAAATTGGGTAGCATGGAAATACCGTACTCCTGCTCTGCTTTATCGCGCAGGGCACAAGGGTCATACACCTCAACCGAAACACCAAAATCCTTTAACTCGTCATAGATATCTATAATCCGTGTATTGCGCGTATCAGGACAGTTTTCCTTAAATGTAAAGCCAAGAATCAACGCTTTGCTTTCACCAATACAGATTCCATGCTTACTCATCAGTTTAACCACCTTGGAAGCAACAAAATGCCCCATGCTGTCATTCACATTTCTTCCGGAAAGAATCACCTGAGGATGGTAACCCAAACACTGGGCTTTATGCAACAGGTAGTATGGATCGACACCAATGCAGTGACCACCCACCAACCCGGGCCGGAAGTTAAGAAAATTCCATTTTGTTGAAGCGGCCTCCAGGACCTCCTGGGTATCAATATTCATCCGGTCAAAGATCAAAGCCAATTCATTTACAAAGGAGATGTTCACATCCCTTTGCGCGTTTTCAATCGCTTTACTGGCTTCGGCAACCTTGATGGAAGATGTTTTAAACACCCCGGCCTCAATAATGGATCCATAAAGAGCAACCAACTCGTCCGCCACTTTTTCCGTCGATCCTGAAACAACCTTCTTAATGGTTTCAAGACGGTTCTTTTTATCTCCGGGATTAATGCGCTCGGGCGAATAACCACAAAAGAAATCTATGTTATATTTTAAACCAGACACTTGCTCCAGCACCGGAACACAGTCCTCTTCCGTACAACCAGGATACACAGTCGACTCGTACACAACCACATCGCCTTTTTTCAATATCCCCCCGATCATAGCCGTGGCACTTAGCAAAGGAGACAAATCGGGCGACTTAAACCGGGTGATAGGTGTTGGGACCGTAACTATATAAACAGCACACGAACGGATAGATTCGGGGTTGTTGCTTATTACAAGGCCTGTTGGGTTATCAACAGTACTTTTCAACACCTCAATCAGTTCATTTTCATTTGTTTCAAGAGTGTTATCAACACCCTGTTGCAACGCCTTTACACGTGCCTGATCTATATCAAAACCTGTTACCCGGAACTTTTTTGCAAAAGCAACTGCAAGAGGCAAACCTACATAACCGAGACCGATAATTGCTATTTCCATCTTTTTCGATATTTGCTGTCCGGATACACCACAGGCTCGTCACTCCCGTCCCCGAAAGCAACCAGCAGGGGACAAAGATAGTAAATTGGGAGAATAGTTATTCCTTTTTACTCTTTAACGCGTAAATACGCTGAATAATATCCACAACTTTTAACCCTTCGAGGACATTGGTTGTAATACATTCTTTCCCTGATAATACCCGGATTACATTTTGAATTACATAATTATGATTTTGAGCGGAACCTTTATAAGCCCCGTAATCGTTTCCCGGATTGGTTGGAGCCAGTTCCGGCAACTGATAGTCCTTAATATGACAGTATTCTACTTCGTTCATATACTGACCGCCTATCTTTACACTCCCGTTTTCTGCCACAATCAGGATACTGCTTTCCATGTTCTTATCCCATACGGATGTGGAATAGTTAATGGTACCCATCCCCCCATTAACAAAGTCGAAACTCACGAATCCTGAGTCTTCAAATGAAGTCACTTCCTTATGATTGAAATCTTGAAAACGTGCCTGAATATTCGTTATATCGCCAAATAACCAGTACATGATATCAATAAAGTGAGAAAACTGCGTAAACAAAGTCCCGCCATCCAGATCGGCCGTTCCATGCCATCCGCCTGACTTATAATACCTCGCATCGCGGTTCCAGTAACAATTTAGCTGAACCATATACAGTGACCCAAGTTTACGGGAATCAACCAATTCTTTTATCCATACAGAAGGGGGCGAATAGCGGTTCTGCATCACACAAAACACCTGTTTGCGGTATTTAAGAGCTGTATAAACAACCCGCTCAGCCTCTGTAACAGTTAACGCCAGCGGTTTTTCTATCACCACATGATAGCCCGCTTCAATTGCCTTAATAGCCATTCCGGCGTGTAAACCATTGGGTGTACAGATTGAAACAACGTCTAAATCAAGTTCCGCAGCCAACAAAGATGACAAATCAGGATAAAACAAGGCAGAATCCAATGAACCGGTCCGATCTTCATTGCAGGGTATTCCCTGTTCAACCTTAATAAAAGACACTCCATCTGCTGGAAGGCTCAATTCATCAGGGGTTAAAACATCGCAAACGGCAACCAATTCGGCTCCTCCGTCTCTTCGTATCATCTCTATATGACGTTTCCCAATATGGCCGCAACCTACAACGGCAAAACGTATTTTCTTATTCTCTTCCATAGTCATCTCGTCGTTTTCATGATAAATTGCTTTTCTTTCCGGAACTTTTTATAATTCAAAAAAAAGCAAGCACCTGCTGTATTATGTATTGCACCTCTTGTTCTTTCATCTCTGTATGTATTGGCAACGACAGAACGCTTCGGCAAAGATGGGCCGAAACCTCAAGCGAACTGCCATGACGGGCAATTGACCGGAAAGCCTCCTGTTCATGTAACGGCAATGGATAGTAAACCATCGACGGAACACTCCTCTCCTTAAGGAACTGCTGCAATGCATCTCGTTTGCCATTGGCAACCTGCAAGGTATACTGATGATAAACATGGGTAGAGTAAGCTGCCCGAACCGGTTTTTTTATTTCCTGACAGAGCTGAAAAGCTTCATCATATAGTCTGGCCACTTCCTGCCTTGCACTTGTAAATTCGCCCAGATGCGCCAGTTTCACCTCCAGCACAGCCGCCTGAATAGTGTCCAAACGGGAGTTACAACCGATTCGCTGATGGTGATATTTCGTTTGCTGCCCATGATTGGCTATCATGCTAAGAGCAGCCGCAATCCTTTGATTTCGGGTAAACATTGCACCTCCGTCGCCATAACAAGCCAATGGTTTAGATGGGAAAAAGGAAGTAGTGCCAATGACACCCATTGTTCCCGCCATTCGGGTGAAACCTTCGGGAAAAGTATAAACAGCGCCCATCGACTGGGCATTATCTTCTATTACAAAAAGAGAATGTTCTGCCGCAAAAGA is from uncultured Macellibacteroides sp. and encodes:
- a CDS encoding glycoside hydrolase family 99-like domain-containing protein codes for the protein MEQNKARVIALYLPQFHPTPENDEWWGKGFTEWTNVGKAKPLFRGHYQPQVPADLGYYDLRVPETREAQAEMAREYGVEGFCYWHYWFGNGRRLLERPFNEVLASGNPDFPFCLGWANHSWHGIYCGVKSKEPLIEQTYNGVADYERHFYDVLPAFKDKRYITVGGKPFFLIFSPLEIPDSREFIDCWQRLAVQNGLKGIHFVAHTYKSDNIDMLLSRGYDAVNVVRLFEYQRFGLSYFRMAVNKIKRELFKHGFWCSYKDAMKFFTGKEDTREDVYPTVVPNWDHSPRTGKFGVILKDSTPELFQKHVETTLKSVRNKTDDRKIVMLKSWNEWAEGNYMEPDLKHGRGYLEALKKALTK
- a CDS encoding nucleotide sugar dehydrogenase encodes the protein MEIAIIGLGYVGLPLAVAFAKKFRVTGFDIDQARVKALQQGVDNTLETNENELIEVLKSTVDNPTGLVISNNPESIRSCAVYIVTVPTPITRFKSPDLSPLLSATAMIGGILKKGDVVVYESTVYPGCTEEDCVPVLEQVSGLKYNIDFFCGYSPERINPGDKKNRLETIKKVVSGSTEKVADELVALYGSIIEAGVFKTSSIKVAEASKAIENAQRDVNISFVNELALIFDRMNIDTQEVLEAASTKWNFLNFRPGLVGGHCIGVDPYYLLHKAQCLGYHPQVILSGRNVNDSMGHFVASKVVKLMSKHGICIGESKALILGFTFKENCPDTRNTRIIDIYDELKDFGVSVEVYDPCALRDKAEQEYGISMLPNLPDLAVYDAIILAVGHDTFKTIDFSFVKNQSTVLFDVKGILPKDLSHGRL
- a CDS encoding DegT/DnrJ/EryC1/StrS family aminotransferase: MGKTEYKLPEKIQMVDLQRQYHRFKEEIDEALLGTVAQGVFINGPRVNEFARKLADYLDVNYLIPCGNGTDALQIALMALELKQGDEVIVPAFTYVAAAEVIALLGLTPVWADVDQDTFTVTPATIEQAFSSRTRAIVAVHLFGQCCDMAPILSFAAEHSLFVIEDNAQSMGAVYTFPEGFTRMAGTMGVIGTTSFFPSKPLACYGDGGAMFTRNQRIAAALSMIANHGQQTKYHHQRIGCNSRLDTIQAAVLEVKLAHLGEFTSARQEVARLYDEAFQLCQEIKKPVRAAYSTHVYHQYTLQVANGKRDALQQFLKERSVPSMVYYPLPLHEQEAFRSIARHGSSLEVSAHLCRSVLSLPIHTEMKEQEVQYIIQQVLAFF
- a CDS encoding class I SAM-dependent methyltransferase, which codes for MGKIYGTDGESSYTPPPLLSWVTPGSSVLELGSAMGYMTRYMKEELDCKVTGVEISAEMAKHAARYADQMIVGNLDTDPWDESIEGPFDYVVMGDVLEHLRNPQKTLQKAVRLLKPTGYILSSVPNISHNAVLMGLLKGEFDYQSYGLLDDTHVHFFTRKSMFELFNGCGLVCQDENSNLMRPDATELKKYYGFNLQSILLIRRPDAHVYQFVNKWGLAGEGTILNQPVRGIRLTPGQALHALMDDWNEFLGIKFGMGNSLTKALKKKIK
- a CDS encoding Gfo/Idh/MocA family oxidoreductase, with protein sequence MEENKKIRFAVVGCGHIGKRHIEMIRRDGGAELVAVCDVLTPDELSLPADGVSFIKVEQGIPCNEDRTGSLDSALFYPDLSSLLAAELDLDVVSICTPNGLHAGMAIKAIEAGYHVVIEKPLALTVTEAERVVYTALKYRKQVFCVMQNRYSPPSVWIKELVDSRKLGSLYMVQLNCYWNRDARYYKSGGWHGTADLDGGTLFTQFSHFIDIMYWLFGDITNIQARFQDFNHKEVTSFEDSGFVSFDFVNGGMGTINYSTSVWDKNMESSILIVAENGSVKIGGQYMNEVEYCHIKDYQLPELAPTNPGNDYGAYKGSAQNHNYVIQNVIRVLSGKECITTNVLEGLKVVDIIQRIYALKSKKE
- a CDS encoding lipopolysaccharide biosynthesis protein, which translates into the protein MGKSLKERTAHGIFWGGFNTFTQQLVQLGFGIIMARILTPGDYGLIGMITVFTMIANTLQESGFSSTLIKMPAPTKEDYSSVFWFNVLISIVIYLILFVSAPFIADFFEEPILTSYSRVVFLAFVFNALGIIQNAILTKRIAQKELAMVNLGSILLSCILGLIFALLNYAHWAIAIQAVSLSFFRTILLWKMSSWRPVSSLCLPALKKMFPFSVKLLFSGIITQLAGGAYSFVLGKYYDADQVGYYTQANKWYTIPYSIVYGIINTLALPVLSEVSDEKDRQRAVFRKMMRFTAFISFPMILGLAFIANEFILVLVTDKWLGAVAILQILCIWGAFTPIYSLYANVMISRGHPGVNLAFSLVNGCLLIATIIATVHLGVVKLLLFTTGINLLTLVAYQIVSWKLLRFGLTDFYRDVIPFVAITMAVFFVVSLLLKPVDNIYILLVLKIVLSAILYVVVMKLLRVVIMEEILVYFNGLKHKLMNKINNGTK